The Deinococcus sp. Leaf326 genomic sequence CAGCAGCTGAACGTTGATGTGAGGATGCAAGGACTCTGGGCGCTGGCCGGTCTGGGGGTCAGTTGGGGCGAAGTTGAGTTTGGGCGTGCAGCGGCACAGGAATTGCTCGAGCTGAGTCGTCAGGAGCAAAATCCTGTATGGGAGGGATACGCGCTGCTGAACCTGGGAGGAGCTTCCCTGCTCTGTAATGAGGCCCGGGAGGCGCAATCCTGGTACGCACAGAGTTTGACAGTTCATCGGAGAGCTGGTGTCCGAGAATTGGCCATGACGCTCTTGCGTGCTGGGGATGCAGCGCGCAGCTTGCAAGACTGGGCTCAGGCCAGGAGGTATTACGAAGAGGGGTTACTCGTCGCTCAAGAAGTGCGGAATGAAAAGGACCGTATCCGGGCCCTCCGAAGACTGATGGAGTGGCACCTCCTGACTGAAGAAGTTGAGCGGGGCCTGCCTTGGTTGAAAGACGTGTGGACACAGGGGGCGGGCGCTGGATATGTTGTTGAACTGATCGCAGCAATGGATGGCACTGCCGCATATGCAGCTCAGCAGGATGCCCATATGCTGGCCGCCCAACTCTGGGGCGCCTGGGAGCGACAAGTGCAGCAGTATGGACTTTACCTTCGACCATTTGAGCAGGAAAGTTTTGCTCCGGTAAGGGAGGCTGTATTGAGGTCGCTCGGAGAGGCCAATTTTCGACGGGCTTGGGATGAGGGAAAAAGCTGGACTCTCGAGCGGAGCTGGCAAGCAGCACGAGAGGCTATCTACGGATAAGACACGTGAACGTAATCCTCTGTAAGTTTGCAATGATCTATAAAATCTTCGTACAGTTAATTCTGAATTATGTATTAGTGTTATATTTCAAAGATAACTGTTGAAAATATATAGAAGATGGAGTTAAAGTCTTTGGCTTAGCTATAAGCTAATATGAAATATTGATTCTTACAATTTATGTTACTGTACTGGGAGGAAGTAACTATATATGTCTAACGAGAGTAGGGTTGATTTGCTTGAGAATCCTGACCGGCTGAAAGCTTTTACTGATGGTGTTGTGGCTATTGCCTTGACGCTACTAATCTTACCGCTTCTTGAAACAATTCCAGATGCAGTAGGGAATGGTTTAACCACTAAAGAATGGTATAAAGAAAATAATGAGCTATCTTTATTATTTTTACTAAGTTTTCTGCTTATTGGAATGATTTGGAACAATCATGACCGAGTTTTTTCCAGAGTTATATATCTGACTCAATCACTTAAAATTCTGAATATGATTTGGCTGCTAGCAATCGTTTTCTTGCCAGTTGCTACCGCATTAATGGGACTTCAAAAAACTGATACAGTTCAATTTATAATGTATATAGGGACTCTTATTTTAGGGCAGCTAGCAATGACTGGAATGGTTATTATAATATCTAGAAATCCACAATTGGTACAAAAGAATGAGCTATTGCGACCTGATAACATCGCTGCTTCCTTTAGTGCTCTTATACTCTATGTTTTTGCATTATTCTTATCTATCTGTATACCGAATATTGGTTATTTTTCCCTACTTATTCTATTCTTCATGCCTCTTTTTACTAGGATTTTAAAACCAATTGGCCAGAAAATCCTAATTTTAAGTAATCAAAATAAAATATTAGATTAGAAGCTGCCAAGAACCCTATGCAAAAAGGGGCTTAACTGACATATTGCAGTTTAGGTTGAAGGGGCAAAAAGTGCGTGCTGGAAGGCGTCGAGGGCGTTCAATTCCAGTTGAAGTGCTTGACGCAGCACTTCGGGGACGAACGAGAACCGTACGGTTCTCGCCAACTCGCCCCAGTCGGGCCACCTGTCCGCTTCCCTCTCGGGCAGATCGAGGTTCTAGAGGTGGCACAGCAGGAAGGCCATCCCAGAGAGGCACCACCAGCGCATCACCCTCTGTTTGCTGTGCTGAGCGAAGCGTTCGAGTCCGAAGTGGCCCTTGACGGTTTTGAAAAAGGCTTCGATTCGCCAACGGCACTTGCCCACCCGTGCTGAGAAAGCGGCTGAGGGCCGAGGGGGACTTGACCGTGGCCCGTTCCGGCAGCGGTCGGCCGGAACCATCCAACAGCAGGTCGAGGAAGACCTCGAAGATAGAGCCGTCTGGAACGCGGTTCTTTTGGGTTCACACCCCACTATGGGGCCAAAAGTGCGTTCCAGACGGCTTTACCAAAACTGCAAGATGTCAGTTGTGGGAACGAGGTCGCCGTTCACGCGCAGCTCGGGCTCGTCCCCGACGTAGTTCATCTGAATGCTCGTGCTGTGTTCCTGGATGACGGCCCCATCCAGGGGGAGCCGAAGAACGCCAGAGGTGCGGCTTGGTGCTGTCTCTTTGGGGCGTTGCGCGGTGCGGGCATCGTCCGGGTCCACGTCGCCCTGGAGGAGGTCCTGGCCGTGTTCGGTCACGCGGAGAATGCCGGGCTCGGCGAGGGAAGGGAGGGTGTCCTGGTGCGTCACCCGGTAGGTGAGGGCATGGGCCCCTGCGGTCAGGGTGAAGTAGAGGCGGCCTGAGTGCCCGATCCGCACGTCGACGGGCTGCCCATCGACGGCCGCACTGCCTGGGACGAAGGTCGCGCCCTCCGGCAACGTGTGGGCGACGAGCAGGGTGCCGCTCGCCACGACCTCCAGACCGAGGGTAATCGTGCTTTCCCGCGTCACGCTCGACGTCGGGGCCGCCGTGGGGATGGGGGGAAGGGTCAGGGCCTGCGTGCTGCCGAGGAGCAGGGCGGCACTCAGGAGCACGGTGGGAAGCAAGGCCTTCATTTGGGGGGTTCTCCCGCGTGGATGACAGGGTCGGTGGTCAGCGCCGCAGTGGGCAGATCCGAACGGAAGGTATAGGTCAGCGTGACGGGCACCTGGGCGTGCACGGTGACCCGCTGGGCGCGCTGGCCCTGAAGAAGCGTGGCGCCGGCAGGCAGGGGGTCATTGACCTGGAGCGTCATGTCCCGTTCGGCACGGAGGGTCAGCGTGACCTTGACCTCCACGCCTTGCCGCTGCACCTGCTTCTCGGCCCGCCACCCCTGGCCGATCAGGACTGTGCTGCGCCCTGCAGCGCCGGAGCCGGTGGGCGCCAGGAGTGGAAAATTAGCCGTCGCGGCGCCATAGACGTTCACGAGCTGCGCGCCGTCGAGCCGCAGCCCGCCCGGTTGCGCCACTGGGGCATAGGGCACGCTGGCTCGGTCGAGCGCCACGGCGTAGCGCCCCTCCCGGAGATCAGGCACGGCGTATCGTCCCAGGGTGTCCGTGAGGGCCGCTTCTCCTCCAGCCACGACGATTCGCGCGCCTTGTACGGGACGATCGGCGGTACTGAACTGCCCATTCCCGTCCACGTCGAGGTAGACCCGGCCCAGGAGGACGGCCCGGTCAGCCGGGGTGAGTTTGACGATAGCGTCGACTTCGGTCGTCGAGACCCGCTCGGTCGTCTGGGCATTCCGGAGACCGCTGGCCTGCGCGACGTTGCGCAGACTCGTTTGCCCGATCGCTTCTGGCGTAACGGTGGTGGTGTACGTCAGGACGGTCACTTGTCCGGGCGTGAGCGCACCACCGGCGACCTCGATCACTCGCGGGTCCGGGTGGGTGTCTATGACGCTCTGCCCGTTGAGGCGCAGTGTTCCGGCATTCAGGGCCAGGCCTGCGGGCAGGCGGTCCTGCACGGTGGTCTCGTCGAGCGCGGCGGCCGTGCTGGCGTTGGTGACGGTGACGGTGTAGGTCACGGTGTCGCCCACCTGCACGACGGTCTTGCCACTGACCTTGCTGATGACCAGTTTCGGGTCCCAGACGGTCGTCTTGACCGTGTTGGTCGGGATGCCCTGGGGCTGCTCGGCCGTGACAACCTGGGCGACGTTAGACACGGTGAGGTCGTCGGTCTTGTCGAGTTGGACGCGGAAGGTCACGGTGGCACTGCCCTGGGCGGGTACTGTCCCGAGAAGGAAGGTCAGCGTTTGTCCCTGGACTTGCGGTGCCGGCGTGGCGTCCAGAAAGTGGACATGTGCGTCCAGGGGATCGGTGAGCACGACCTCCGTCACGGGCACTGGATTGGGATTGGTGACAGTCAGCGTGTACGTGAGCACGTCGCCGGGTTTCGCCGTGCTGCGGTCCACGCTCTTGCTCGCCATGAGGGGGAGCAGCGTGGCGTCTATCTGGGCGAGGCCTCGGGCGACCACATCGCCGCAGGCCGCCTGCAGCTGCGCTTCGAGACTCCCCGTCCCCCAGGGGGTCACGCTGAGCACCACGTCGCGGCGTTCGCCCTGCGTCAGCGACAGACTCGTTGGGTCAAGGGTCACGTCCATACGTCCTGTCGCGCCAGCACGGGCTTCCAGCGGGAAGGTCCAGGTGCTGTTTCCCGTGTTCAAGACCGTGAAGGTGAACGGGGTAGGCTGCCCGACTGTGCCTGGAAGGCGCTGCACGGCGGGAGTGATCGCCACCCCGCAGACGGCCTGCACGGTGAGCGTGACCGGGTTGCTGGGGGTGAACTGGCCGTCCGCATCGAAGAGGGCGGTATTGGTGATCTGGGTACCGGCGGGCGTGGGGGCCGCGAGGCCGGACTGCCCCAGGCTCAGGGTGAGCGCGAGGCCCAGGACCGTCGCGGCCGCCCGCATCTACTTCACCACCGTGATGAGCTTGAGGTTGAGGTTGGCGCCCGGCGCGAGGGTGTCGTCCACGGTCATCGTGCCGTCCTTATTACTGTCGTAACCGACATAGACTGCCGCGCCCTCAGCGTCGGTGATGCTCGGGGGGGTCACGGCCCAGCTGCGGTTGTCGAGGCTGTAGAGCACCTGGCCGCCCGTGCTGCTCACGCTGCCACTGAAGGCCACACCCTTGAGGTGTTCGGGCAGCACGTCCTTGAGGACTGGGCGCCGGAGAGCGCCATTGCCCGTGTTGTTGCCGGTCACGAGATAGAGGACGTACTGATTGGGCGCGACCCGGGCATCCGGAATGGCGGTGGGGGCGGCACAGCTGGGGTCAGCGCCGCAGCTCTGGGCACTCTTTACGGCACCGGGCACGCCCTTGAGGATGGTGGTCGTGTCCGTCAGGCGTTGTGGCGTCGGGCTCTGGTTATTGATCGCCGTGGTGGGGGCTGTTTTGATGGCGGCACTCAGGGTCAGGGTGTCCTGGGTGCTGCTGGCCAGTCCTGCTGGGGCGGTCACGGTCACGCGGAGGGGCAGGATCTCGCTGCTGTTGAGCGTGCCCGTCCAGGCGGCGAGGGCATCAGCGAGGGTCGGGCGCGCTGTCCCATCCCCGACTTGGTAGGTGTACGTCCAGCTGCCCCCCTCACTGGTAAGGGCAAGGTCCTGGGCACGTAGGGGCGTATTGCCCGTATTTCGCAGGTCGTGGGTGTACGTCACGCTGCCCGGGCTTGTCGCGTTACCCGTCTCGCTCTGGGTGAAGCTCAGGCGCAGAACCTGCTGCGTGTCGATGCGGCCATAGTTGCCGGTGTCCTGCACCTGGCGGTCGGTCGTACTGGTGGCCACTGGAGTGAGGGTGAACGACGTGGTGCTCGTCGCGTCGGTGGGGACGGGGTACGTCGTATAGAAGGTGCGCTGCTCGTCGGGCTGGAGAGTGATCGTCGTGACAGCTCGGTCTTTGGCAGGATCGAAGACGCCGTCGCCATCGTCGAGGTAGTACGTGACCTTGCTGGGGTCGGTGCCGGGTTGGGTGCGCGTGGTGAGGTCGTAAGTGTCTGGGCCGTTGCTGGGGTTCTTGATCTGGTAGGTGAGCACGCCGTCCTGGCCGGGCACACCGATGACGGTCTGACCGGGGGCGTCCGGGGTGCCGCCATCCGGGGTGACATCCACGGCGGGGACGTGCTTGACCGTCAGGGTGACGGCGTTGCTGGGCGTGCTGACGTCCTGGCCGGTATCGTCGACGCTTTCGAGGCTGGCGGTGTTGGTGATGGTGGTCCCGGCGGAGGTGCCGGCGGCGAGGGCTGCGCTGGAGGCGGCCAGAAGTGCAGTCAGAAGGAATCGTTTCATGGAGGATCCTGGGGGAAAGGGAGAGACCAGCAGTGGCCTCTCCTGGAGAGAACGAGCGGGGGACTGAGCCGGGGTCGGGGCTCAGTTCGCCTGGAAGTTGTTGATGTCCTCGAACGGGAAGAGTCCGGGCACCGTGCAGCTCGGCCCCTGCACCTGGACGTACAGCACGGCGCCGATGTTGTTGGAGTTCCTGGGCAGGCCGTCCGCGTCGGTGATCGCGCCATCGCCGTCCAGATCCGGCGCGACTTCGACCGTGGTGCCGGCCGGCAGATCCGCAGGGGCATCCATCGTCCATGCCCCACCATTCACGCGGTAGAGCATGATGCCGTTGCTCAGGCTTGCGGTGCCCACCAGGCGGGTGCTCTCGGGAATCACGTCCCGGATGCGGGCCTGCTTGAGCAGGGCTCCGCCGTCGTTCTGCGCGAACAGGCTGTACTTGATGACGTCGCAGGGCTTGACCTCGATCGCGCGGCCGTAGGTCGCCTTGCGGTCGAACATCTGCTGGGCGCTCGGGCAGTTGAGTGTGCCGTCCTCGTCGAGAACGCACAGGGCCTGGGTCTTCTGGATCTGGGCGACGCCGCGAATGATGTAGATCTCGTCCGTGCGGGCGGCGGCCGTATTGGCGGGGGTGAGGTTCTCGCGCTCGGGCGTGCTGTCGCCGGGCGTCGAGGCCTGCAGGCTCAGGGTGCTGAGGGTGGCGTTCGCTTCCCCGGCGGGAACGGTCTGGGTGACGTGGAGGATGACGCCCTGGCGCATGGGCAGATCGCCATAGGCAGCCAGGGCGTCCTGGGGGGTGGGGTACTCGGTGGTCTGGGTGCCGAACCGGTAGGTGGTGGTGTACCGGCCGGGCTGCGGGGTCAGGGTGATGCTGCTGGCGTTCAGCGTGACGTTGCCGGTATTGCGCAGGATGTGCTCGGTACGGATAGTGGCGGGGGCAGTCGTCTCGCGGAAGCTGTCGTCGTCGAGCACGACGCCCACGCGGTCCTGGGTGTCGATACAGCCGGTGTTGCCACCGTCGCTGACCGTGCTGTCCGCCGCGCTCGTGGCGACTGGGGAGAGGGAGAACTGGGCGGTGCCCTCTTCGTCGGGGGCAACGGGGTAGGTGACATAGAAGGTGCGGCTCTCGCCGACGTCGAGTCCGATGCTGGTGACTTCGGGGTCCTGGGCGGTGAAGCTGCCGTCGCCGTCATCGAGGTAGTACCGGGCAGCGGCGCCGGCGGGTGCGTTGGTGCCGAGCAGGGTGGTGAGGGTGTAGGTGTCCGGGCCGTTGCTGGTATTGGTGATCTGGTAGGTGAGCACGGCCGACTGCCCAGGGATACCGATGACGGTCTGCCCGCAGATGGGCGTGGCCGGGTCGTTTCCAGCGCCGGTGCCCCCGTTGGGGGTAATGCTCACGGCG encodes the following:
- a CDS encoding TMEM175 family protein, with amino-acid sequence MSNESRVDLLENPDRLKAFTDGVVAIALTLLILPLLETIPDAVGNGLTTKEWYKENNELSLLFLLSFLLIGMIWNNHDRVFSRVIYLTQSLKILNMIWLLAIVFLPVATALMGLQKTDTVQFIMYIGTLILGQLAMTGMVIIISRNPQLVQKNELLRPDNIAASFSALILYVFALFLSICIPNIGYFSLLILFFMPLFTRILKPIGQKILILSNQNKILD
- a CDS encoding transposase gives rise to the protein MVPADRCRNGPRSSPPRPSAAFSARVGKCRWRIEAFFKTVKGHFGLERFAQHSKQRVMRWWCLSGMAFLLCHL
- a CDS encoding isopeptide-forming domain-containing fimbrial protein, producing MRAAATVLGLALTLSLGQSGLAAPTPAGTQITNTALFDADGQFTPSNPVTLTVQAVCGVAITPAVQRLPGTVGQPTPFTFTVLNTGNSTWTFPLEARAGATGRMDVTLDPTSLSLTQGERRDVVLSVTPWGTGSLEAQLQAACGDVVARGLAQIDATLLPLMASKSVDRSTAKPGDVLTYTLTVTNPNPVPVTEVVLTDPLDAHVHFLDATPAPQVQGQTLTFLLGTVPAQGSATVTFRVQLDKTDDLTVSNVAQVVTAEQPQGIPTNTVKTTVWDPKLVISKVSGKTVVQVGDTVTYTVTVTNASTAAALDETTVQDRLPAGLALNAGTLRLNGQSVIDTHPDPRVIEVAGGALTPGQVTVLTYTTTVTPEAIGQTSLRNVAQASGLRNAQTTERVSTTEVDAIVKLTPADRAVLLGRVYLDVDGNGQFSTADRPVQGARIVVAGGEAALTDTLGRYAVPDLREGRYAVALDRASVPYAPVAQPGGLRLDGAQLVNVYGAATANFPLLAPTGSGAAGRSTVLIGQGWRAEKQVQRQGVEVKVTLTLRAERDMTLQVNDPLPAGATLLQGQRAQRVTVHAQVPVTLTYTFRSDLPTAALTTDPVIHAGEPPK